In Thermosulfurimonas sp. F29, the sequence CACCGCAACCGGCATGTTGTTTTTACCCAATCAGACTCATCAGTACTAAGGAAAGCACCTATAAATTTCCTTCCTATGCAAAAATCTAACAAAAATAATCTTATTTTCTTTAATCTGAAGACCAATCCTATAGTCGCCTATTCTTATTCTATAGAAATCTTTATAACCTTTAAGTTTTTTCAAATCTTTAAATTTACCTCCTGCGATATTCAAAATAACGCAAAAATTCCCCAGGCGGAAGCTCTGAGCGTGTACCTCTAGCTTCGCCTACGAGCTCCTCACCCCCGCGATTGGCATCAAAATTTCTACCATCAACGCCTTTCAAAAAAGCGCCTCTACCCCGAAAGTTCAGGACAAGGCTCAAAAATTCCTAGGTGGAAACCCCAAGAGTGCGGGTAACCAATCCGTTTCAACCTCCGCCCGGAATCTCCTTAGAAGCACCGCAATTAGGATCAAGATGTTCCAACAGAAAGGTTCACTATTTGTGATTCCATTAATTTGTATTCAAGGAATATTAATCACGGTTTCCACTTGACCCGGTAGACCACCATGAAGGGAAAATCGTCCATTACCAGATCAAAATACCGGGGATCGTAACGACGAAGGATGTACATCTGGTTGAAATTACTCTTAAAGGAGCGCTCGTCCACCAGAAAGAGGGTTTCCCCGTAACGGGTGGGGACCACCTCCAGGATGAACCCTCTTTCCCCGAAGCTGCGGGAATGCACTCCCTCGGGAGTCTTAAAGACCATCCTGGAAATATTATAGCTCCGGCCTCCCAGATAAACCCTGTGGGCGGCGAGATCCACCCTTATTCCCCGTCTGCACAAAAGGACCTGCCCCCTTCCCATCCTCCGACATGGAGCGAGATCCAACACCAGACCGAAATGTCCCCTTCGGGTGCGGAAGTCCCAGGTACCGAAATAACCTATCCAGCCGTATTTCGGGGGGAGATCCTGGGTGAAAACCCAGTAAACGGGGTGTTCCGGAGGTGCATAGAAGCGCCCCTTTCGGGCGGAATCCGTAATCTCCTCGGCGGAATGTCCCTCCTCGAGGAGTTTCTTGAGGCCCGTTTTCCCCTCCCGGGCCACGAAGGCGGTGATGTTCCGGGCCTCCTCCGGCGAGGAAGACGCAAAGGAAAGGGCTACATAGTAGGTCTTGGGAGTGGTTTGCGAACCGCCGTCGATAAATACCGCCCGTCTGGAAAGGTAAACGAAGGCGTACCCGTAATCCCACCAGCTCCAGATCCAGGCCCCTTCCGGAAGAATACGGGAGAGTTTCTCCATGTCCCGGGCCACGAAGGAATTGGCCTTGGGCACCGGTACATAGGCGCGACTGCTTCTCTGCCCCCCGAAGACAATCACCCCCACCACGACCATCACCAGAAGGACGAGCAGATTGCGCAGAGAGGAAGAAAGGTCCAGGCCGAGGCGGGGAAGGCTTTTTTCCACGAGAATATGAACGAGAAACCCCAACCCCATCCCCACGAAAGGAGCCAGATACATGGCAAAACGATTCCCTGAACGGAATACCAGAAGACCGATGACGAAGTAAGGCCAGAGGTAGGCCAGGGCTTTTCTTTCCCGTAAAAGAAGTCCCAGGGCCCCGAGAAGCCCCGGCACGAAGAAAAATCTGTTCTGCACGGTAAGCGCAGCCACCTGAGTGACGGATTTGGTCTTCTGGAGCTCGGAAATGGATTGCAGAATGTTGGGATAGTCCCGGAATATTCCCGTCTGGGCGGAGGAGGCGATGGAAAGAATCAGTTCAAAGATCTGCTTAAAAAGGGCCACCGGGGACTTCCAGAGATACCAGAGGTTGGGGAGAAAGAGGATCCCGATAGCCCACCAGTCCCTCCTGAGGAGTTCTCTTCGACCACCCCTTTCCCGGTAAAGAAGAAAGACGAAGATCAGAAACTGGACCAGAATGAGGTGGGGATGGGCGTACCACCAGTAATATAGGAAGGCCCCCGCCGAAGCCACGCCGGCCCACACCAGGGGTCTTCGGCCTCGAAAGTACATGAAAAGGGCCCAGGCTATGAGGATCGGAAAAAATAGATTGAGGGAATCGGTGTCAAAACGGCCGATGCTGGTGCGTATCACATAGATGAAGGCCGTGACCCCGCATAGCCCCCCTAGGAGTCCAGCCGCGGTGTAACCCAGACTCTCCAGGTAAAGAAAAAGGGGGATCACGAAAAGCACCGCGGTAATGGGAGTGTAGTAAAGGGCCACCTTCTCAAGAGGGATCCCCAGCCAGTCGGAAAGTTTGGCCGCCGAAAGACTCATGAGGGGGATCGGAAAGGGATAGGTTACATTTTCGGTCAGGTAATTGTCCGGGACGAAACGATAGGGGTCGGGTTTCCCGGAACGATAGCGTCCCTCCTGCCAGTCCCGGGCCAGACGGGCAAAGTAGAAGGCGTCGTAAGAGGTAAAAATAGGACGATTGTCGTCGAGATACCATATATTTTTCCGTTTCTCCCAGATACGAAGATCGTCGAAACGCAGGCTCAAACCCGCGGCTATCACCAGAAAAACCAGAAGGATTTTGAGGGCCAGGATAACGGCCTCTTTCGGATTAGCCGAACTTGTAGGCCACACCGTAGCCCCCCCGGGGGTAATCCCACTCTATGTTGGCGTGGGGACAGGCCACCCGACAGGAACCGCACTCCACGCAGGCCTGATACCCCACGGTGATCTCTCCCCGGCGGTCCAGACGATAAACCCCCGCCGGACAGAAGTGCAAACAGGGCTTTTCCGCGCATCGTTTGCACACCGTGGGATCTTTTATTTTCAAATGGGCATACTTTTCGTCCACATAGTACTTAAGGGTAAAGATTCGGTCGTCAATGTTGACCCGGGGAAGGGGCTTCATCCCCCACCTCCTTTTTCAGGAAAATCCTCAAGGCGCAGTTTCAGGGTACCCAGAGTTTTCCCTCCTCCAGCACCCTTCGGCGCAACTCCTCTCCGGCCACCCGGAGATCCACCAGATCCACCTTCTGGGGTAGAAGCGATTCCTCCAGGATTTCCTCAAGCTCGGCAAGGAGAGGCCCCAGCTCCTCCCCGCCCTCAAAGGCCAGGTCCACATCCGAATGGGGGGCCTCCTCCCCCCGGGCGCGGGAACCGAAAAGATACACCCTTACCCCTCGACCGGCCAGAAACTCCCGCAAAAACTCTCTCAGGTCCTCTATGGTTCTTATCCTGCGCGGATCTACCATCCCCGCAGAAATCTCCCCATCCTCAGAAAATCCCGCAACAGACCCGCAAGCCCTCGCTTCTTCCGGAATAGCGTGAAGATCTCCCGGAAAACCTCCTCCTTCGCCCGCCCCTGGGCGGTGAGGTAGAGGTGCAACACCTGATTGAGGATTTCGGGATAGATTTCGAAGAAGTGCCGGTTTTCCCGGAGAAACCTCTTGAGTTTGCGAAAGTACTTCAGATCCCGGTAAATGTAACTCTGACGGAAGGCCTCCTCGTAGAGGTAAAGGGCGGCCCGGGAGAAATCCCCCCGCTCGTGGGCAAAAACGGCGGCCTTCCCCGCCATGATTCCGGAGTAAATGGCCAGATTCGTCCCCTCCCGGAAAAGGGGATTCACCAGACCGGCGGCGTCCCCCACCACCATCACCCCGTCGCCACAGAGACGGGGCAGACCCTCGAACCCCCACTCCGGAATGAGGTGCGCCCCGTACTCCAGAATCTCGCCCCCGGAAAGGAGCCGGGAAAGCACCGGGTGTCGCTTGAGGTTCTCCAGAAGCTCGTAGGGTTTGATCCCTTTTTCGGCAAAGTCCGAAAGAAAAAGCCCCACCCCCAGCGACACCGAGGTGGTGTTGGTGTAGAGAAAGCCGCTTCCCGGAAGCCCAAGGGTGGCCTCCCCGATAAGCTCCACCGCAAGCCCTTCCTCCTCCGAAAGACCGAACCTCTTTTCCACCTCGCCTTTCGGAAGCTGGATGACCTCCTTCACCGAAAGGGCCACCTCCTCGGGGGCGAAGTCCCGGGGAACGAGGCCGGCCTTCCGCGTGAGGATCCGGTTCACCCCCTCGGAAATGATGGTTACCGGGGCTCGCACCTCGGCGGGCTCGGGACGATCCCAGCTTCGGGGGCGATCCACCAGAACGCCGGACATTCTCCCCCCTTCCCGGAGCACATCCACCACCCGGACCTTGGGCACCACCAGGACCCCGGCTTCCCGGGCCCTGCCCTCCAGCCAGGGATCAAACCGGGCTCGAAAGGCCGTGTAGGCCCGGGGGGGACCCGTCCTGCGGGTCTCCTCGGTATGGGTAATCTTCACCACCCCGTTTTCCGAAAGGATCCACCAGCCCTCCTCGGTCACCGGGCGTTCAAAGGGTAACCTCTTTTCCGAAAAGAGATCCGGCACCAGAGAAAGGATGGATTCCGTATAGACCACTCCCCCGAAGAGGTTCTTCGCCCCGGAAAAACGTCCGCGCTCAAGCAAAATCACCGAAAGCCCGGCCCGGGCACAGACGATGGCCGCGGAAAGCCCCGCCGGCCCTCCACCAACCACGACCACATCGTAGGAAAAATCGCCCCTCATGCTCCCCCAACCCCAAACTCTTCCATAGCCCTCTCTATCAGCCTTCCCTGAGGCCTAACCATCCCTTCCACCGGATCGTAAAAGAGAACATTTTCCTCCACCAGAAAACGAACCTCCCGGTCCGGCAGCTCCATGTACCTCTTTTTCCCCTCCCGCCTCAGCACCTCCAGGGCCCTTCCCACCCCCTCCGCAAATCCCCTTTCTTCCGCCCGGCGCAACACCCACTCCAGACGGGTGCGTTCCGCAAGAAGCATCGCCCTGAGGGCCTCCCTCTCCCCCCACCCCTCCCTCTTCTTCTCGTAAAGCCGGATCATATCCCCCAGCTTCCCCCCGAGGTAGCACCAAATATCTTCCTTCTCCCGGAAACCGAATTCCTCGTACACCGCAAGGGCTCTCTCCTTCGAAAGATCGTCCACCAGGAGGTAACCGGCCCTTCCCTCCAGATGAGCATCCCGGTAAACCTCCTCCAGAAACAGACTGTCACTGGTAGCACAAAGAATGTGAACCAGGTGTCGCTCCTTGGTCATCCCCACAAAAAAATTGAAGAGCCCACTCAACACCGGTCGGCCCGAAGCGTTCAGCAAATCCTTTATGGTCTGCATCTCGTCAAGAAAAAGCACCGGTTTCAATCCTTCTTCTTCAATTTCGGTAAAATAATCCTCAAGAAAGGCAAAAATGTCCTCCACACTTTCTTTATCTCCGAAGAGAAGATCGAACACTCCTTCGGGAATCGGAATGCCCTTAAGAACCCGCAATGCGCGACTACTCTCCCGGATCAATTCCTTCAAAAAGTTTTTTATTTCCGCATGTTTTTGTTTTCTTACCAGAAACAGGACCCTTATGAGGTCTTCGACTTTTCGCACATTGCGCCAGCGAAAATTTATGTAAAAGGAACAGTACCCCTCGGGCAGGGTCTCCAGGAGGTGGATGAGAAGGGCGGTCTTACCGGTGTTTATGGGTCCGTACACGAAATACAGCAGATGCGGAACCCCGCCGAGAATGGACCTCAGCCTCCGTGCTTCCTCCTCCCTGTCGAAGAATTTGACCTCAGGGCTCCCCATGGCCCTTTTCCTTCCTCACGGCCTCGATGAGGGCCGGAAGGATCTCGTAAAGGTCGCCCACGATGCCGAGATCCGCGATCCGGAAGATGGGAGCCTCGGGATCCGTGTTCACCGCGATGACGAAGTCCGAGTTCTGCATCCCCACCCGGTGCTGAATGGCCCCGGAAATGCCGAAGGCGAGGTACACCCTGGGTCTCACCGTCTTTCCGGTCTGCCCCACCTGGTGCTCGTAATCTATCCAGCCGGCGTCCACCACCGCCCGACTGGCCCCCACCTCCCCTCCCAGGAGAGCGGCGAGCTCCTTCAGCAGGTCAAAACCCTCGGGCCCTCCCAGCCCCCGTCCGCCGGAAACGATAACCTCCGCGTATTCGAGATTGACGGTCTTCTCCTTCGGGATGAAGCCCACCCGCTTGACCCGCACCTCGTCCTCGCTAAGGCCCAGTTCCTCCCTTACGATCTCCCCTTCGCGGGAAGGATCTCTTTCCGGAAGGGGAAAGGTCCGGGGGCGGACCGTGGACATCTGGGGCCGGTGATCCGGGCAGAGGATGCTGGCCATGATGTTCCCGCCGAAGGCCGGACGGGTCATGATGAGGTTTTTGGTCTCCGGATCGATCTCGAGTCCGGTCACATCGGCGGTAAGCCCGGTCTCAAGGGCCGTGGCGATGGAGCCGGCAAGATCCCGGCCCAGGGTGGTGGCCCCCAGCAAAAGGATCTCCGGCCGATACTTTTCGCACAGCCTGATGATCCCGTGGGCGTAGGTCTCGTTCCGGTAATATTCCAGGACGGGGTCGTCCACGAGATAGACCCTTTCGGCCCCGTAGGCGATGGCCTCCCGGGCCAGGGGTTCGACCCCGTGTCCCAGAACCAGGGCCTCCACCCCGCCCGAAAGGTCCTTCGCCAGCTCCCGCGCCTTGCCCAGAAGCTCCCAGGACACCGGATGGGCTCTCCCCTCCTCCTGTTCCACGAAGACCCAGACCCGGGGGTTCACAGGACCCCCCTTTCTTTGAGAGCCGATACGATCCTTCTTACCGCTTCCTCCACCCCCACCTCGGACACGAAGATCCTCTCCCCGGGGCTCTTAAGCTCCGGGGTAAAGACGCGATGGACCCGGGTGGGAGACCCCTTGAGCCCCAGTTTTTCCCGGGCAAAGGGCACGGGCTCGGAGGCGGTAAAGACCTCGGGACGCACCCGCGCCGCCCGAATGAGCTCCGAAAGGGGGGCAAAGGGAGGCTCGGCCACCTCCCTGTCGCAGGTGAGAAGCACCGGAAGCGGGGCCTTAAGGATCTCCAGGCCTCGTTCCGTCTTCCTATGGACCACGATCTCCCGGGCCTCCGGATCCAGCCTTTCCACCCTGACGGCGTAGGTTATGAGAGGAAGGTTAAGCCTTCGGGCCACCCCGGGCCCCACCTGCGCGGTATCACCGTCAATGGCCTGTTTCCCGAAAAGGAGAAGATCAAAAGGGGTCTCGCGGGCGAGATGCCTTATGGCCTCGGCCAGGGTGTAGCTCGTGGCCAGGGTGTCGGCCCCGGCAAACTTCCGGTCCGAAAGGAGGATCACCCGGTCGGCACCGCACTCCACGGCCTCCCTCAGGGCGGCCTCGGCCTGCGGCGGCCCCATGGTGATCACCGTAATCCGCCCCCCGTACCGCCTCTTGAGCTCCGAGGCCAGGGCCAGGGCGTGCACATCGTAGGGATTTACGATGGAGGGTACCCCCTCCCGCACCAGGGTCCCGGTCTCCGGATTGATTCGGATGTTCGTGGTGTCCGGAACCTGTTTTATGGAAACCAGGATGTTCATGCCCTCTCCCCGAATCTAATAATGGCAGAAAGGTCCTCAAGAATCAAGTAGCAGGAGGGTACCAGGATCAGGGTAATCACCGTGGCGAAGAGCACCCCGAAGGCCAGACTTATGGCCATGGGAATCAGAAATCGGGCCTGAAGGCTCTTTTCGAGAATCATGGGAAAAAGTCCCAAGAAGGTGGTGAGCGTGGTGAGAATCACCGGCCGGAACCGCCGCACGCACGCGGTAATCACCGCCTCGGAGAGCGGGATTCCCTCCCCTTTCAGTCGATTTATCAGGTCCACCAGGATGATGGCGTCGTTCACCACCACCCCGGAAAGCCCCACGATGCCGAAGAGACTCAGGATGGAGAGCTGATACCCCAGCAGGATATGTCCCAGGAAGGCCCCCACTATGCCGAAGGGGATGGCCAGCATGATGATGAGGGGCTGGGTGAAGGAGCGAAGGGGAATGGCGATGAGGACATAGATGAGCACGAGGGCCAGGACGAATTCCTTGCGGATCTGACGGAGGGTGCGGGCCTCCTCACGCCCCTCCCCCTCGAAGGACCAGGTGAGCCCGGGATAGCGCTTCACCAGTTCGGGAAGGATTTTTTCCCTGAGGATCCTGCGGGCCTCGCTCCCGGTGATCTTGCTTTCGTCCACCCCGGCCCGCACATAGATCACCCGCCGACGATTGAGCCGCTCGAGTTTCACATAACCGGGGGCAAAGTAAGGCTCGGCCACCTCGAGAAGCGGCACGCTTCGACCCCCCGGAAGGTGAATCCGGAGGTGTTTGAGGGTTTCCAGGGTCTCCCGCTCCTTTCGGGTAAGGCGCACCAGGACGGAGATCTCGTCCTCGCCGCGCTGGAAGCGCAAGGCCTCGGCCCCGTAGAAGGCCGCCCGCACGGTGCGGGCCACATCCGAAAGGGTAATCCCCAGGGACCTCGCCCCGGGTTTGAGACGGAAACGCAACTCCTCCTTGCCCTCCACATAGCTGTCCTCTATGTCGTAAATACCCTTCATTCCGGCGAGTCTCTTTTTGAGATCCTCCACCGCGGAAAGGAGGACCCTTTCATCCGGATGGGAAAGGGCCACCGAAACGGGCTTCCCGAAGGAGAAGAGTTCCCCGGAAAAGACCAGGGAATCCACCTCGGGGACGGGCCCCACCGCCCTGCGCCAGGCGGAAACGAGTTCCCGGGTGCTTATCCCGGGTCGTTTCCCGGCCTCCACCAGACGGATCTCGATTCCGGCGATGTGGCTGCCCATCTCCGGAGGGCCTCCGTGAGGGGTGGATATGGTGGACCCCACGGAAACGAGACTGTACTCGAGGAGCCTGCGTCCGTAGCGCCTTTCCGCCTCCCGCACTACCCGAACCCCCGCGGCCTCGATGCGACGGGCCACGGCCAGGGTTTCCTCCACGGGAGATCCCGCGGGAAGTCGCACCACCGCCATGAGGCGATTTCCCTCCACCCGGGGGAAGAAACTGAACCGCAGCCTCCCCCCGAGCCACAGGGAAAACACGATAAGGAGGAGGGAAAGAAGAGAAGCCACCGTCAGCCAGCGCCAGGAAAGGATCCGGACGAGCCCCGGCCGATAGATCCTTTCCAGGAACCGCTCGAGCGGACCCGAAAGAAGGGGCCTTCGGCGAGGAATGGTGGCCCCGCGAAGGTGGGTCGGAAGCACCAGGAGGGCCTCGGTGAGGGAGCCGGCCAGAACCAGGATCACCACCAGAGGGATCACCCGCATGAAGCGCCCCATGGCCCCCACCCCGTAAAGCAACGGCCAGAAGGCGGCGATGGTGGTGAGCACGGAAAAGATCACCGGAGTGGCCACCTCAAGAGTCCCCTCCACGGCGGCGGAAAAGGGATCCCGCCCCTCCTCGCGTTTCTTGAACACACTCTCCCCCACCACTATGGCGTCGTCCACCACGATGCCCAGCACCAGGATGAAGGCAAAGAGGGAGATCATGTTGAGCGAGACCCCGAAGTGCGGCATCAACCAGAGGGCAAAGGCAAAGGAGACCGGGATACCCAGGACCACCCAGAAGGCCAGATTGAGGTGCAGGAAGAGCCCCAGGAGGACGGTCACCAGGATCATGCCGTAGGTCATGTTCTTGAGAAGGAGTTTCATCCGGGCCCGGAGGACCTCGGTCCAGTCCCGCATGATTTCCAGGTGAAGACCCGGGGGGAGAAGGGCTCGTATCTCCGGAAGGTGGCGTTTGACCGTGTTCGCGATGGTGAGCACGCTCTGATCCCCCATGCGGAAGACCTCGATCACCGCCGCGGGTTTCCCGGCGTAAAAGACCGCGTAGTCCACGCTGTCCCGCAGTTCCTCCCGGATCCGGGCGAGATCCCGCAGACGAACCACCCCGCCTTTGTCCCCGGCCAGGATCCGGAGCGTCCCGTATTCCTCCCCGAAATATCGGCGACCGCGCACCCGGACCAGGTATTCCTCGTGGGGATTCTTGAGACGACCGGCGGGAAGATCCAGGGTCTCGCGACGGATGATCTCCGCAACCTCCGAAAGACTGAGGCCGTACTTGCGGAGCTTCTCCTCCGGGATTTCGATGTGAATCTCCCGGGGAAAGAGTCCGTAGTACTCCACCTCGGTCACCCCGGGAAGAGAAAGGAGGGCGTTCTTGACCCTCTCGGTCCAGTACTTGAGGGTCTCCCGATCCACCTCACCGTAGAGGGCGAGATTCAGCACCTCGCTGCGGAGGACCACCCTCTTGACCACGGGTCGCTCCGCCTCCGCCGGGAGGGAGGAGATGCCGTCCACCTCGGTTTTTACCTCCTCCAGAAGCTCCCCGGGATCGCGGCCGCGGGCCACCTCGATGGTGATCCGCGCCTCCCCCTCCCGGGCCACGGACACGATCCGCTCGATTCCCGAAAGAGAGGCCACCCGCTCCTCAATGGGCTTGACCACCGATTCCTCGATCTCCCGGGGCGAGGCCCCGCGGTATTCCACGGAGACCACGATCTGATCCGGGGCCACCTCCGGAAAGACCTCCACCTTAATGGTGAAAAGGGAAAGGAGCCCGGCGACCAGCACGAAGATCATGAGAAGGTTGGCGGCCACATGGTTTTCGGTAAACCAGGAGATGAGCGACCTCATCGGACCACCTTCACCAGGGCTCCCTCCGTGGCTCCGGAAAGCCTCTGGGCCACCACCCGGTCGCCGGCCTTGAGTCCGGAAAGCACCACCACGGTGTCCTCGTTCTCCTGGAGGACCCGCACCCGGCGGCGCTCGAGTCTCTCACCGGTCCCCACCACCCAGACGAAGGCCTCCCCCCGCACCCGGTGAAGGGCCTCCCGCGGAAGCACGAACACCTTCGGATAGGTGGAACCGAATATTCTTACGGTAACGAAGGTGTTCGGAAGAAGGGGAGGACGGCCCGGAGGGTCCTCCAGACGGAGATAGAGGGGAAAGAGACGGGTCTTTTCCTCCACCGCCCCTCCGGCCCGCACCACCCTGGCCCGGTAGCGATAGATTCGATCCCCGGCCTTCCAGACCACCTCCGCCCGGGACCCTTCGGTCTTGCCGGAGGCGTTAAATCCCGGCACCCTGAGATAGGGGAGAAAGTAATCGGCCACCGGGGCGTAGACCTCCACCCCCACCACCGGATAGAGGACGGCGAGCACCCGCCCCGGGGAGGCGTAACCGCCCACCTCCACCCCGGCCTCGAGGACCCGTCCCCGGTAAGGGGCCCTTATCTCCGTGCGGGCGAGATCGGCCCGGGCCCGGGTGAGGGCCGCCCGGGCCGCCCGCACCCGGGCCCTCGCGGCGGAAAGCTCCGGGGTTTTGGCCACTAGCGGCGGGGGAGGCTCCTCCGGATGAAGCGTTCGCCATTCGGCCACCGAGCGCTCCGCCTCGGCGGAAAGCTCGGCAAGGGCCCTTTCGGCCTCGGCGAGCTCCGCCTCGGCCCGGGACACGGCCGCCCGATAATCCGTGGGGTCGATCCGCACCAGCACCTCCCCCCGCTCCACCACCGCCCCGGGAAGAAGACGGGGGGACACATAGATAATCCTTCCGGCCACCTCCGCGGCCAGCTCCGTGCGCCGCGGGGCCACCACCGTGCCGGTGGTCTCCACGGTGTAGGTGTAGGACCGGGGACGGGCCACGAGCACCCGCACCGCGAAGGCGGCCCGGGGGCGCTTCACCGCCCGGGGCCTGGGTCTCGATACGACGAGGTAGTACGAAAGCCCCGCCCCGACCGTAAGCACCAGAAACGCGGCCAGGGCCTGAAGGATCCCTTTTTTCATGGGTGGCCTCCGCCGGTGGTGTCCACGGAAAATCCTCCCCCCAGAGCCTCAAACAGGGAGACCCTGTTCAAAAGCAGGGCCAGCCGTGCGGAAAGAAGCCTTCTTTTAAGTTCGAGAAGGGTGAGGCGCTTTTCCAGGCACACGGGGAGCGTCACCAGCCCCTCCCCGAAACGCTCCGTGCAGAAGCGGAGTTCGGTCTCCGACGCCCGCACCTCCCTTTCCGTTTCCGAAAGCCGGCGGCGGAGTCTCTCCTCGGAAAGCAGGGCGAACTCCACCTCCCGAAAGGCCGTAAGTAAGGTTGAGGCGTAACGGGCCTCGGCCTCCCTGAGGGCGGCCCGTTCGGCCCTCTCCCCGGCGGCGAGTTTCCCGCCCTCAAAGAGCGGATGGGTGAGGGAAAAGGTGAGGGACCAGAGGCGGTTCCGGTGGGCCAGGAGATCGGAAAGGGCGTTCGAGACCCGTCCTTCCTCGGCGGTGAGAACGAGCCGGGGGAACCGGGCGGCCCTCGCGGCCCGCACCCGGGCCCTCGCGGCCCGGAGACGGGCCTCGGCGGCCCGTATGTCCGGACGCCGGCGGAGAAGCTCCGAGGGAAGACCGGGGGGTGGGAGGGGCACCGTCAGGGAACAGATCCCCTCGGGAAAACGCAGGAAGGATCGCCCGGAGGGATAGTCCCCGGCCAGAAGGGCGAGCTGCTGGAAGATCCCGGAAAGAGTCCGCTTTTTCTCCGGGATCTCCGCGGAAAGGGCGGCCAGGCGCCTGCGGAGGGCGAGAACCTCGGAGGCCGAAGCCCGTCCGGCCGCAAAACGCCCCTCCACAAGGGCGAGGTAGCGGGAAAGCACCCCTCTCTCCCGGCGTAGAAGATCCAGCTCGCAGCGGGTAAAGGCGGCCCGCAGGTAAAGGGAGACGGTTTCGGAGACCAGGGAGATGGCCAGGGCCCGGCGATCCTCCGTGGAGGCCAGCCATTCCCACCGGGCGGAAGCGGCCTCGGCGGAAATGCGCCGCCAGAGGTCCACCTCGTAAGAGATTCCCAGGCGTCCCCGGAACTCGCCGTAGATATATCCCGAAGCCCCCGGATAGGGGGTCCCCACGAAGGAGAGGCGCTGGCGGGTGCCGGAAAGCCCGGCCTCGGCCCGGGGCCACCTTTCCGAACGCCGGATCCCGAACCTGGCCGCAAGCTCCCGAATCCGCCAGGAGGCCTCCCGCAAGTCGTAATTCCGGTTGAGCACCCTCTCCACCAGCTCGTCGAGCTCTCCGATCCCCAGGGTGGTCCACCAGCGATCCGGGAGCCGCGGAAGGGTGTAGTGCGAGGGAGCGTTCACGAATTTTTCGGGAAAGGAGGGCGCGGGGAGGGAACGCTCGGGTCCGGCGGAACAGGCCGCAAGCAACATCACGGTTAAAATCGCCACCCATCCGCGCCTCATCAGGCCCCATTAAACTCCAACCTTCCCCGCTTGCGAAGCCCTCCGAAAGGTGGTAAAAAGGCCGCCGAAAACACACGCCCGGGAAACGGATCCTCCGGGGTGTCCGGTCTTTCCGGATGGGAGGATCCGGGGCGGAGGAAAAAACCCGAAAGGAGGTCTCCCTATGTCCCACATCACCATGAAGCAATTGCTCGAGGCCGGGGTGCACTTCGGTCACCAGACCCGGCGCTGGAATCCGAAGATGAAGCCCTTCATCTTCGGGGAACGCAACGGGATCCACATCATCGACCTCCAGCAGACCCTGAAGTACTTCGAGATCGCCTACGAGTTCGTGAAGAACACCGTGGCCGAGGGGGGCAAGGTCCTTTTCGTGGGCACCAAGCGCCAGGCCCAGGACACTATCCGGGAGGAGGCCACCCGTTGCGGCATGTACTATGTGGACCATCGCTGGCTCGGCGGCACGCTCACCAACTTTCGCACCATCAGACAGAGCGTGGAAAAGCTGCGCCGCATCGAGCAGTGGATGGAGGATGGCACCATCGAACGCTTCCCCAAAAAGGAACGGCTCAAGCTGGAACGCCTGCGTCAGAAACTGGAAAGGAACCTGGGGGGCATCAAGGACATGGAAACCCTGCCCCAGGTCCTCTATGTGGTGGATCCGAAGAAGGAGGAAATCGCAGTGCTCGAGGCCCGCAAGCTGGGTATTCCGGTGGTGGCCATCACCGATACCAACTGCGACCCGGACCTCATCGACTACATCATCCCCGGAAACGACGACGCCATCCGGGCCATAAAGCTTCTCACCTCCC encodes:
- a CDS encoding electron transfer flavoprotein subunit alpha/FixB family protein, which produces MNPRVWVFVEQEEGRAHPVSWELLGKARELAKDLSGGVEALVLGHGVEPLAREAIAYGAERVYLVDDPVLEYYRNETYAHGIIRLCEKYRPEILLLGATTLGRDLAGSIATALETGLTADVTGLEIDPETKNLIMTRPAFGGNIMASILCPDHRPQMSTVRPRTFPLPERDPSREGEIVREELGLSEDEVRVKRVGFIPKEKTVNLEYAEVIVSGGRGLGGPEGFDLLKELAALLGGEVGASRAVVDAGWIDYEHQVGQTGKTVRPRVYLAFGISGAIQHRVGMQNSDFVIAVNTDPEAPIFRIADLGIVGDLYEILPALIEAVRKEKGHGEP
- a CDS encoding efflux RND transporter periplasmic adaptor subunit, with product MKKGILQALAAFLVLTVGAGLSYYLVVSRPRPRAVKRPRAAFAVRVLVARPRSYTYTVETTGTVVAPRRTELAAEVAGRIIYVSPRLLPGAVVERGEVLVRIDPTDYRAAVSRAEAELAEAERALAELSAEAERSVAEWRTLHPEEPPPPLVAKTPELSAARARVRAARAALTRARADLARTEIRAPYRGRVLEAGVEVGGYASPGRVLAVLYPVVGVEVYAPVADYFLPYLRVPGFNASGKTEGSRAEVVWKAGDRIYRYRARVVRAGGAVEEKTRLFPLYLRLEDPPGRPPLLPNTFVTVRIFGSTYPKVFVLPREALHRVRGEAFVWVVGTGERLERRRVRVLQENEDTVVVLSGLKAGDRVVAQRLSGATEGALVKVVR
- a CDS encoding electron transfer flavoprotein subunit beta/FixA family protein, whose protein sequence is MNILVSIKQVPDTTNIRINPETGTLVREGVPSIVNPYDVHALALASELKRRYGGRITVITMGPPQAEAALREAVECGADRVILLSDRKFAGADTLATSYTLAEAIRHLARETPFDLLLFGKQAIDGDTAQVGPGVARRLNLPLITYAVRVERLDPEAREIVVHRKTERGLEILKAPLPVLLTCDREVAEPPFAPLSELIRAARVRPEVFTASEPVPFAREKLGLKGSPTRVHRVFTPELKSPGERIFVSEVGVEEAVRRIVSALKERGVL
- a CDS encoding efflux RND transporter permease subunit, giving the protein MRSLISWFTENHVAANLLMIFVLVAGLLSLFTIKVEVFPEVAPDQIVVSVEYRGASPREIEESVVKPIEERVASLSGIERIVSVAREGEARITIEVARGRDPGELLEEVKTEVDGISSLPAEAERPVVKRVVLRSEVLNLALYGEVDRETLKYWTERVKNALLSLPGVTEVEYYGLFPREIHIEIPEEKLRKYGLSLSEVAEIIRRETLDLPAGRLKNPHEEYLVRVRGRRYFGEEYGTLRILAGDKGGVVRLRDLARIREELRDSVDYAVFYAGKPAAVIEVFRMGDQSVLTIANTVKRHLPEIRALLPPGLHLEIMRDWTEVLRARMKLLLKNMTYGMILVTVLLGLFLHLNLAFWVVLGIPVSFAFALWLMPHFGVSLNMISLFAFILVLGIVVDDAIVVGESVFKKREEGRDPFSAAVEGTLEVATPVIFSVLTTIAAFWPLLYGVGAMGRFMRVIPLVVILVLAGSLTEALLVLPTHLRGATIPRRRPLLSGPLERFLERIYRPGLVRILSWRWLTVASLLSLLLIVFSLWLGGRLRFSFFPRVEGNRLMAVVRLPAGSPVEETLAVARRIEAAGVRVVREAERRYGRRLLEYSLVSVGSTISTPHGGPPEMGSHIAGIEIRLVEAGKRPGISTRELVSAWRRAVGPVPEVDSLVFSGELFSFGKPVSVALSHPDERVLLSAVEDLKKRLAGMKGIYDIEDSYVEGKEELRFRLKPGARSLGITLSDVARTVRAAFYGAEALRFQRGEDEISVLVRLTRKERETLETLKHLRIHLPGGRSVPLLEVAEPYFAPGYVKLERLNRRRVIYVRAGVDESKITGSEARRILREKILPELVKRYPGLTWSFEGEGREEARTLRQIRKEFVLALVLIYVLIAIPLRSFTQPLIIMLAIPFGIVGAFLGHILLGYQLSILSLFGIVGLSGVVVNDAIILVDLINRLKGEGIPLSEAVITACVRRFRPVILTTLTTFLGLFPMILEKSLQARFLIPMAISLAFGVLFATVITLILVPSCYLILEDLSAIIRFGERA